In Vanacampus margaritifer isolate UIUO_Vmar chromosome 9, RoL_Vmar_1.0, whole genome shotgun sequence, the following proteins share a genomic window:
- the LOC144057434 gene encoding uncharacterized protein LOC144057434, producing MMAYSTGTLAEGCFGKVYREKYNDTWAAVKKVPQQLINRKDLERECEVYKKAKHPNIVKLLGNINLKDGKWIIPMEFIFGEDLETAIFKSVKSKIQMTPTNRGKIIVGMCEGLLHLHSRDIVHQDLKPDNIMVEHNTNRAVIIDLGLAKFFRRGLNSAADMGNEAYSAPEVLQRLSQRDQRSDVWAMGKIIAELCARIRLHTPSVCPAKIREVMRDQPYCQAVCRMVESNPTLRASIVGVIGDMRRAAGGVGHLTPPPTQIRNRSASPGRRGASPFNKEWRADSPMNKQGSPLRREHTPRPDTKLVHRNPRQPRSLSPQRNQPLVPAAGGGGGALNLSKDMMKMSLYQEAARDLPCQLPATGRVMVRRFEEKNGEVEMWAQKEVVMRDGKIIKYNDVTFNSS from the exons ATGATGGCATATTCCACCGGGACTCTGGCAGAAGGTTGCTTTGGCAAAGTGTACCGGGAGAAGTACAATGACACCTGGGCGGCCGTCAAGAAGGTTCCCCAGCAACTCATCAACAGGAAGGACCTGGAGAGGGAGTGCGAAGTGTACAA AAAAGCCAAACACCCAAACATCGTCAAGCTGCTGGGCAACATCAACCTGAAAGACGGCAAATGGATAATTCCGATGGAGTTCATCTTCGGGGAGGACCTGGAAACCGCCATCTTTAAGTCGGTAAAGTCCAAAATACAG atgACTCCAACAAATCGAGGCAAAATCATCGTGGGCATGTGTGAGGGACTTCTGCACCTCCACTCAAGAGACATTGTCCATCAAGACCTCAAGCCTGACAACATCATG GTGGAACACAACACCAACCGAGCCGTGATCATCGACCTGGGCCTGGCCAAATTCTTCCGGCGCGGCCTCAACTCAGCCGCGGACATGGGCAACGAGGCCTACTCGGCCCCCGAGGTGCTGCAGCGCCTCAGCCAGCGGGACCAGCGCTCGGACGTGTGGGCCATGGGCAAAATCATCGCTGAGCTTTGTGCCCGTATCCGGCTGCACACCCCGAGCGTGTGTCCCGCCAAGATACGGGAGGTGATGCGCGACCAGCCCTACTGCCAGGCCGTGTGCAGGATGGTGGAGAGCAACCCCACCCTCAGGGCATCCATAGTGGGCGTCATCGGTGACATGAGGAGAGCGGCCGGAGGTGTGGGACACCTCACTCCGCCGCCGACGCAGATCAGGAACCGGTCGGCATCACCGGGTCGGAGAGGAGCGTCGCCGTTCAACAAAGAGTGGCGAG cggACTCTCCGATGAACAAGCAAGGATCCCCGCTGCGGAGGGAGCACACCCCTCGACCGGACACTAAACTCGTCCATCGCAACCCCAGACAACCCCGCTCGCTCTCCCCCCAGAGGAACCAACCGCTGGTCCCCGCGgcaggtggcggcggcggcgcactGAACCTGTCCAAGGacatgatgaagatgagcttgTACCAGGAGGCCGCCCGCGACCTGCCGTGCCAGCTGCCCGCCACCGGTCGGGTGATGGTGCGGCGCTTCGAGGAGAAGAACGGCGAGGTGGAAATGTGGGCGCAGAAGGAGGTGGTCATGCGCGACGGCAAGATAATCAAATACAATGACGTCACCTTCAACAGCTCATAG
- the LOC144057435 gene encoding beta-1,4-galactosyltransferase 3, translated as MVTLQSKWRYLFMFLGIQLVVMALLSREGYQKRVTYFIRIFRKSNNSAAPPRNHTAADVPLGDVYANLSHLSKAENNGDVYYCPKTSPLLVGPIHVSFPSGLTLAEVQRKNPLVEPGGRYRPPNCEARHRTVVIIPHRHREHHLRFLLYYLHPFLQRQQLNYAIYVIHQAGNYTFNRAKLMNVGFHEAMREEQWDCLFFHDVDLIPEDDRNTYVCDANPKHAAIAMDKFGYKLPYAMYFGGVSAITPDHYLKMNGFPNNYWGWGGEDDDIGIRVSLAGMFITRPSLKVGRYKMIKHKLDKGNDVNPKRFNMLAKTRQTWKQDGMNTAEYQVLSREYLTLYTNITVNIGTEAGLRPMPTIPASAKASAKVSAKTATLKTDK; from the exons ATGGTCACGCTGCAGTCCAAATGGCGTTACCTGTTTATGTTTCTGGGCATCCAGCTGGTGGTCATGGCGCTGCTCTCCCGGGAGGGCTACCAAAAGAGGGTCACCTACTTCATCCGCATCTTCCGCAAGTCGAACAACAGCGCCGCGCCGCCTCGGAACCACACGGCCGCCGACGTGCCCCTCGGCGACGTGTACGCTAACCTCTCCCACCTGTCCAAGGCGGAGAACAATGGAGATGTCTATTACTGTCCCAAGACGTCGCCTCTCTTGG TTGGGCCGATCCACGTCAGCTTCCCGTCGGGTCTCACGCTGGCCGAGGTGCAGCGTAAGAATCCGCTGGTGGAACCCGGCGGGCGGTACCGGCCGCCCAACTGCGAGGCGCGCCACCGCACGGTCGTAATTATCCCGCACCGCCACCGCGAGCACCACCTCCGGTTCCTGCTCTACTACCTGCACCCGTTCCTGCAGCGTCAGCAGCTCAACTACGCCATCTATGTCATTCACCAG GCGGGCAACTACACATTCAACCGGGCCAAGCTGATGAACGTCGGCTTCCACGAGGCCATGCGCGAGGAGCAGTGGGACTGCCTGTTCTTCCACGATGTCGACCTTATCCCCGAGGATGACCGCAACACATACGTGTGCGACGCCAACCCCAAACACGCCGCCATTGCCATGGACAAGTTTGGCTACAA GCTTCCATATGCGATGTACTTTGGAGGAGTGTCGGCTATCACGCCTGACCACTACCTGAAAATGAACGGCTTTCCCAACAACTACTGGGGCTGGGGCGGCGAGGACGACGACATCGGCATCAG AGTGTCTCTGGCGGGAATGTTCATCACGCGTCCGTCCCTGAAGGTGGGCCGCTACAAGATGATCAAACACAAGCTGGACAAGGGCAATGATGTCAACCCAAAGAG GTTCAACATGCTGGCCAAGACTCGTCAAACGTGGAAGCAGGACGGTATGAACACGGCCGAGTACCAGGTTCTGTCGAGGGAGTACTTAACGCTCTACACCAACATCACCGTCAACATTGGCACCGAGGCCGGGCTGCGCCCAATGCCCACCATCCCGGCCTCCGCCAAGGCTTCCGCCAAGGTCTCCGCCAAGACTGCCACTCTCAAAACTGACAAATAG